A genome region from Tolypothrix sp. PCC 7712 includes the following:
- a CDS encoding Rid family hydrolase, producing MTQRITSAVNSLVNKLSRRNALLWIGGAGLGTTFVAGTQTEVNARENQDVKLVNPPTLYNAPQNGYSHIAVTPARAKTVYISGQFGSDLQGNVISDDYEEQLVRAFQNLRFALQAVGAKPEHVAKTTVLIVNHTQEKLIPLGREIANLWGNKPPANTLIPVPRLALDRMLFEIDAYAVIPEKPESGMFPF from the coding sequence ATGACTCAGCGTATTACCAGTGCTGTCAATTCATTAGTAAATAAACTATCGCGACGCAATGCACTTTTGTGGATTGGTGGTGCAGGATTAGGCACCACCTTTGTAGCAGGAACACAAACTGAAGTGAATGCTCGTGAAAACCAAGATGTGAAACTGGTAAATCCACCAACCCTATATAATGCACCCCAAAATGGCTATAGCCATATAGCTGTTACACCAGCAAGAGCAAAAACGGTTTATATTTCTGGTCAATTTGGTTCAGATTTGCAAGGCAATGTGATTTCTGATGATTATGAAGAGCAGTTGGTACGGGCTTTTCAGAACCTCCGCTTTGCCTTACAAGCGGTGGGTGCCAAACCAGAACATGTAGCTAAAACTACTGTGCTTATAGTTAATCACACCCAAGAGAAATTGATACCGTTAGGACGTGAAATTGCTAATTTGTGGGGGAATAAACCACCAGCAAACACCCTCATCCCTGTTCCTAGGCTTGCACTTGATCGGATGTTATTTGAAATAGATGCTTATGCCGTAATTCCAGAAAAACCAGAGAGCGGAATGTTCCCGTTTTAA
- a CDS encoding DUF72 domain-containing protein: MTNDKPVKFLIGCAVWAYKGWVGELYPSGTRTAEFLSLYSRRFTTVEGNTTFYAIPNQETVTRWATETPPGFEFCLKLPRDITHQGLLQPYIPAALQFLEGMRPLGKRLGPIFAQLPPSYAPILIEDLTTFLEAWPRTVAPLALEVRHPDWFKEPHASNLTALLEKLNVGRVLLDSRPIYTGDDDPQLNSERRKPKLPVQFSVTAPFTLIRFISHPNLPVNQPFMEEWVTQIQQWLQAGVQIYFFVHCPIEERSPSTARHFQNLLEQNGVAVPPLPWNNLDRPPNQLSLWDL; this comes from the coding sequence ATGACAAATGACAAACCTGTAAAATTTCTGATTGGTTGTGCTGTTTGGGCATATAAAGGATGGGTGGGTGAACTCTATCCTTCAGGTACTCGCACAGCTGAGTTTCTGTCTCTCTACAGTCGCCGCTTCACTACTGTAGAGGGAAATACTACTTTCTACGCTATTCCTAACCAGGAAACTGTCACTCGCTGGGCGACGGAAACACCCCCAGGTTTTGAATTTTGTTTAAAATTACCACGTGATATTACCCATCAAGGTTTGTTGCAACCATATATCCCTGCGGCTTTACAATTTTTGGAAGGAATGCGTCCTTTGGGTAAGCGTCTTGGCCCAATATTTGCTCAATTACCGCCAAGTTACGCACCTATATTAATAGAAGATTTGACTACTTTTTTAGAAGCTTGGCCACGTACAGTTGCACCCCTAGCGCTAGAAGTTCGCCATCCAGATTGGTTTAAGGAACCTCATGCTAGTAATTTGACGGCGCTGTTAGAAAAGCTCAATGTTGGTAGAGTACTGTTAGACTCGCGCCCCATCTACACTGGAGATGATGATCCTCAGCTCAATTCAGAACGACGCAAACCGAAATTACCAGTACAATTTAGCGTCACAGCACCTTTTACCCTCATTCGCTTTATTTCGCATCCAAATTTACCTGTAAATCAGCCGTTTATGGAAGAATGGGTAACGCAGATTCAACAGTGGTTACAGGCGGGAGTGCAGATTTATTTCTTTGTTCATTGTCCTATAGAAGAGCGATCGCCCAGCACAGCCCGTCACTTCCAAAATTTACTAGAACAGAATGGTGTAGCAGTTCCTCCCCTACCTTGGAATAACCTCGATCGCCCACCCAATCAGCTCAGTTTATGGGATTTGTAA
- a CDS encoding ATP-binding protein, translated as MSRHKPQAAGLLFLRRFPEILAKGSGIMLCIEDLLTLELFQTLPQNRLDWICDRSQILDLSTDEILVSEGDPARGFFIMLSGRMGLTRRSDGMEMPIGQHDAPSFFGEIPILTGDPNPVTVRALTDCHLYQLSSEDFLTLLHECRNFEQVIFKTVAKRSRGLESFIRNREKMAALGTLAAGLAHELNNPAAALVRALRDITPALLELQRMNLVYGQHQVDAEHTAQWIKARDEGYESITHKRIDPMKLSDREDELLDWLEDYGVEDAWKLAGPLAEGGIEITTLEELTARWQDDQTEMGTMGLRWLALSFEVMSMISSGLRGAERIAELVQSMKSYSHLDQGARQLVDIHEGLEDTLRLFSYKIKNGVEIRRSYSPDIPKIWAYGSELNQVWTNLIDNAIDAMNEKGILEIVTTPYSDRVEIQITDSGSGIPQEIKSRIFEPFFTTKPVGKGSGLGLEVVRRIVEIRHQGSITVYSQPGKTQFTICLPIA; from the coding sequence GTGTCCCGCCACAAACCCCAAGCGGCGGGGCTGCTATTTCTCCGCCGCTTTCCAGAAATATTAGCGAAAGGTAGCGGAATTATGCTTTGTATAGAAGATCTGCTGACTCTGGAACTATTTCAAACTTTGCCACAGAATCGTCTGGATTGGATATGCGATCGCTCTCAAATACTTGACCTCAGTACTGATGAAATTTTAGTATCCGAAGGCGATCCTGCACGTGGCTTTTTTATTATGTTGTCTGGGCGAATGGGATTGACAAGGCGCAGTGATGGGATGGAAATGCCCATCGGACAGCACGACGCACCTAGCTTTTTTGGGGAAATTCCCATCTTGACAGGCGATCCTAACCCAGTTACAGTACGCGCCCTGACTGACTGTCATCTGTATCAACTATCAAGTGAAGATTTCCTGACATTGCTGCATGAGTGTCGCAACTTTGAGCAGGTGATTTTTAAAACCGTCGCCAAGCGATCGCGTGGATTAGAATCCTTCATCCGCAATCGGGAAAAAATGGCAGCGTTAGGCACACTAGCCGCAGGATTAGCCCACGAACTGAATAATCCAGCCGCCGCATTGGTTCGTGCTTTGCGGGATATCACCCCGGCATTATTAGAACTGCAACGCATGAATCTGGTGTATGGACAGCACCAAGTTGATGCAGAACATACCGCACAATGGATTAAAGCCCGAGATGAGGGCTATGAGAGCATTACCCACAAGCGGATTGATCCGATGAAATTGAGCGATCGCGAAGATGAATTGCTTGATTGGTTAGAAGATTATGGTGTTGAGGATGCTTGGAAACTTGCAGGGCCGCTAGCTGAAGGGGGTATCGAAATTACCACACTAGAAGAATTAACTGCACGCTGGCAAGATGATCAAACAGAAATGGGCACTATGGGCTTGCGTTGGTTAGCCCTTTCCTTTGAAGTTATGTCTATGATTAGCAGTGGCTTACGTGGTGCAGAAAGGATTGCGGAACTGGTGCAGTCAATGAAGTCTTATTCCCATTTAGATCAGGGTGCAAGACAATTAGTTGATATACATGAAGGTTTAGAAGATACTTTACGATTATTCTCATACAAAATAAAAAATGGCGTAGAAATTCGCAGGTCGTATAGTCCTGATATTCCTAAAATTTGGGCTTATGGCAGCGAATTAAATCAAGTGTGGACAAATTTGATTGATAACGCCATTGATGCCATGAACGAAAAAGGCATATTAGAAATTGTGACAACTCCCTATAGCGATCGCGTAGAAATCCAAATTACAGACTCCGGATCGGGTATTCCTCAAGAGATTAAATCACGAATTTTCGAGCCATTTTTCACAACTAAGCCTGTTGGTAAGGGTTCCGGCTTAGGCTTAGAAGTAGTACGCCGCATCGTCGAAATCCGCCATCAAGGAAGCATTACAGTCTATTCCCAACCAGGGAAAACGCAATTTACTATTTGTCTCCCGATTGCTTGA
- a CDS encoding UDP-N-acetylmuramoyl-tripeptide--D-alanyl-D-alanine ligase — MPCSATLNQLVEILLAQPVNLSAAALTQLGSSIQTDTRLIKPGEVFVALRGEKFDGHEFVATAIAKGAIAAIVDFDYENPGFPVLQVKNTLEAYQKIARWWRDRWQIPVIGVTGSVGKTTTKELIAAVLATKGRVHKTYGNFNNEIGVPKTLLELSPEHDYAVIEMAMRGKGQIAELTHIANPTIGVITNVGTAHIELLGSEAAIAQAKCELLAEMPKDSVAILNQDNPLLISTSAKVWQGKVITYGLSGGDISGEIIDHETLAIEDIQLPLPLPGRHNVTNFLAALAVARVVGIDWASLQAGVNVDMPTGRSQRFALPNDVVILDETYNAAPEAMLAALQLLADTPGKRKIAVLGAMKELGERSPQLHQRVGEAVQKLKLDGLLVLVDGQDAEAIAKSAEGIPSECFTSHAELVARLKTFVQEGDRLLFKAAHSVGLDRVVNQLRAEFAN; from the coding sequence ATGCCTTGTTCTGCCACTTTAAATCAACTGGTTGAAATTCTTTTAGCCCAGCCTGTCAACTTATCAGCAGCCGCTTTAACACAATTAGGCAGCAGTATCCAAACAGACACTCGGCTGATTAAGCCAGGTGAAGTGTTTGTGGCTTTGCGAGGTGAAAAGTTTGATGGGCACGAGTTTGTTGCTACGGCGATCGCTAAAGGTGCGATCGCGGCTATTGTTGATTTTGATTATGAAAATCCTGGGTTTCCGGTATTACAGGTCAAAAATACTCTAGAAGCCTATCAAAAAATTGCTCGTTGGTGGCGCGATCGCTGGCAAATTCCGGTGATTGGGGTAACTGGTTCTGTGGGTAAAACTACAACAAAGGAACTCATTGCTGCAGTTTTGGCGACAAAGGGACGTGTACACAAGACTTATGGGAATTTTAATAACGAAATTGGTGTGCCGAAAACTCTCCTAGAACTTAGCCCAGAACATGATTACGCTGTGATTGAAATGGCGATGCGGGGTAAAGGACAGATTGCCGAATTAACCCACATCGCCAATCCCACAATTGGAGTGATTACCAATGTCGGCACAGCACATATTGAATTACTCGGTTCCGAAGCGGCGATCGCTCAGGCCAAATGTGAATTATTAGCCGAAATGCCTAAGGATAGCGTTGCTATTCTCAACCAAGATAATCCGCTCTTAATTTCGACATCTGCCAAAGTTTGGCAAGGAAAAGTCATCACCTACGGCTTATCTGGCGGCGATATTTCTGGCGAAATAATTGATCATGAAACACTGGCAATAGAAGATATTCAGCTACCTCTACCCCTCCCTGGTCGTCACAATGTTACAAATTTCTTGGCAGCTTTAGCCGTAGCTAGAGTAGTAGGAATTGATTGGGCATCTTTACAAGCGGGTGTAAATGTAGATATGCCCACAGGGCGATCGCAGCGATTTGCCTTACCCAATGACGTGGTAATCTTAGATGAAACTTACAATGCCGCACCGGAAGCTATGTTAGCAGCGCTGCAATTATTAGCAGACACACCCGGAAAGCGCAAAATTGCAGTTTTAGGTGCAATGAAAGAATTAGGAGAGCGATCGCCACAACTACACCAGCGAGTAGGTGAGGCAGTGCAAAAGTTGAAATTAGACGGCTTATTAGTCTTAGTCGATGGACAAGATGCCGAAGCGATCGCCAAAAGCGCCGAAGGCATTCCCTCTGAATGCTTTACCAGCCATGCGGAATTAGTAGCCAGATTAAAGACATTTGTCCAAGAAGGCGATCGGTTATTATTCAAAGCTGCCCATTCCGTCGGACTAGATCGAGTTGTCAATCAATTGCGTGCGGAATTCGCCAATTGA
- a CDS encoding chloride channel protein: protein MTLLPPTELRKVTETPAFPSVTTRLAHLINRFQPSIETVVLLLAVLIGSGTGMGVVTFHYLIQLIHDLMLENFMGTIGVWGAWTLACVPTVGGLIVGLMRWRTQDFGPGLSSLIAASQGKEIRQPLRPVTKMLAASVSLGSGASLGPEGPSVEIGANFGMLLSLVLQVSQEQQRLLLSAGAAAGLAAGFNAPIAGVFFALEVVMGATSFATSAVSVVLLAAVVAALIAQIGLGAQPAFALPVYQVRSPFLELPIYLGLGLGASLVSLTYTESMRLAKACFAGRIPMLGFVGRIPKPIHPIIGGVIVGVVAIYFPQILGIGYGTVQAMLQDVEFSLPLLMILLVIKLLMTAISAGSGFVGGVFAPAMFLGASFGSAYAKIVAAIAPTIGAQMAAPPAYAMVGMAAVLAASVRAPLTSIIMLFELTRDYRIVLPLMAAVGLSVWLIERIKPNFNSNSNLQQIGLSELKDEKTDMLQEILVEDAMLTCPKKLPTKLGVLEAAKEMLRDRCSSALVIDELEQLVGIISLEDINRNLRLWQNYQNLPTEIQSNLSSQTLFDICTTEILYAWRDEPLSEALDRMALRGLHQLPVVARDNHERILGLLEREQIALTCNLTVTGKALHQCLAMMSTTDVVINH from the coding sequence ATGACTCTCTTGCCTCCTACTGAACTGAGGAAGGTAACGGAAACACCTGCCTTTCCTTCTGTGACTACTCGCTTGGCTCACTTAATTAACCGTTTTCAACCATCCATAGAAACCGTGGTGCTACTTTTAGCAGTATTAATTGGTAGCGGTACGGGTATGGGTGTAGTGACCTTTCACTATTTAATCCAGCTAATTCACGATTTGATGCTGGAAAATTTTATGGGCACTATTGGGGTCTGGGGTGCTTGGACTTTAGCTTGTGTTCCCACAGTTGGCGGCTTGATTGTTGGTTTGATGCGCTGGCGCACTCAAGATTTTGGCCCTGGACTTTCATCTTTGATTGCAGCTTCTCAGGGCAAAGAAATTCGGCAGCCATTACGTCCAGTCACCAAAATGTTAGCAGCATCTGTGTCTTTGGGGAGTGGTGCTTCGTTGGGGCCTGAGGGGCCGAGTGTAGAAATTGGTGCCAATTTTGGGATGTTATTGTCTCTAGTTTTACAAGTATCCCAAGAGCAACAGCGTTTGCTTTTGAGCGCTGGTGCAGCGGCTGGTTTAGCAGCCGGCTTTAATGCTCCCATTGCAGGAGTGTTTTTTGCTTTAGAAGTGGTGATGGGCGCTACATCTTTTGCCACCTCTGCTGTCAGTGTGGTGTTGTTAGCCGCAGTGGTAGCAGCGTTAATTGCTCAAATTGGTTTAGGCGCACAACCTGCTTTTGCTTTACCTGTATATCAAGTCCGCAGTCCTTTTTTAGAGTTGCCAATTTATTTAGGTTTAGGCTTAGGAGCAAGTTTAGTTTCCCTAACTTATACAGAATCAATGCGGTTAGCAAAAGCCTGTTTTGCTGGGCGCATTCCCATGTTGGGCTTTGTAGGAAGAATTCCTAAGCCCATACATCCAATTATTGGTGGGGTAATTGTCGGCGTAGTAGCTATATATTTTCCCCAAATTTTGGGCATTGGTTATGGCACTGTCCAGGCCATGCTGCAAGATGTGGAGTTTTCTCTACCTTTATTAATGATACTTTTAGTCATCAAATTGCTGATGACGGCAATTTCTGCTGGTAGTGGTTTTGTCGGTGGTGTATTTGCTCCCGCGATGTTTCTGGGTGCTTCTTTTGGTTCAGCTTATGCCAAAATTGTCGCTGCGATCGCTCCTACAATTGGCGCACAAATGGCTGCACCTCCCGCTTATGCAATGGTAGGAATGGCCGCAGTTCTAGCTGCTAGTGTCAGAGCGCCCTTAACATCAATTATTATGCTATTTGAATTAACCCGCGATTACCGGATTGTTTTACCTTTAATGGCGGCGGTGGGTTTAAGTGTTTGGTTAATAGAACGAATCAAGCCAAATTTTAATTCTAATTCTAATCTGCAACAAATCGGTCTTTCGGAATTAAAAGATGAGAAGACAGATATGTTGCAGGAAATTTTAGTAGAAGATGCCATGCTAACTTGTCCGAAAAAGTTGCCGACAAAGTTAGGAGTATTAGAAGCCGCAAAGGAGATGCTGCGCGATCGCTGCTCTAGTGCTTTAGTAATTGATGAACTTGAGCAATTAGTTGGTATTATCTCTCTAGAAGATATTAACCGTAACCTCCGCCTTTGGCAAAATTACCAGAATTTGCCAACTGAAATTCAGAGTAATTTATCTAGCCAAACTCTTTTCGATATTTGTACCACTGAAATTCTTTATGCTTGGAGGGATGAACCCTTATCTGAAGCTTTAGACCGCATGGCGCTTCGAGGTTTGCATCAGTTACCAGTGGTAGCAAGAGACAACCATGAGCGCATTTTAGGTCTACTAGAAAGGGAGCAAATTGCCTTAACCTGTAATTTAACAGTCACAGGTAAGGCACTGCACCAATGTTTAGCAATGATGTCTACAACAGATGTAGTTATTAATCATTAA
- a CDS encoding AbrB family transcriptional regulator has protein sequence MAKQKKIEPLVGEDLLKKVKELENESKEEKAKKCGYYTVTKNGIERVNMMKFLNALIDAEGIQLDSSPSANGRGGRSASYRISVQSNGNLLIGSAYTKQMNLKPGDEFLITLGKKHIRLRQVDPEDREDLEAIEATA, from the coding sequence ATGGCTAAACAGAAAAAAATTGAACCCCTAGTTGGTGAAGATCTGCTCAAAAAAGTTAAAGAGCTAGAGAACGAGAGCAAAGAAGAGAAGGCTAAGAAGTGCGGCTACTATACCGTTACCAAAAATGGTATAGAGCGCGTCAATATGATGAAGTTCTTGAATGCCTTAATTGATGCTGAAGGCATTCAATTAGATAGCTCTCCTAGTGCTAATGGTCGTGGTGGACGTAGCGCCAGCTATAGAATTAGTGTGCAATCAAATGGGAACTTGCTGATAGGTTCCGCCTACACAAAACAAATGAATCTTAAACCAGGCGATGAGTTTCTCATCACTTTAGGTAAAAAGCACATTCGTCTGAGACAGGTAGATCCAGAAGATAGGGAAGACCTGGAAGCTATAGAAGCTACTGCTTAA
- a CDS encoding Rrf2 family transcriptional regulator, which translates to MKLTTRGHYSVKAMLDLSLQPAYGPVSVRAIAKRQDIPAPYLEKLLIEMRRAGLVKSIRGSIGGYQLAREPAKISIGQILESVGETITYLPNHTPTSAQAEDWVTFSLWQRLNQKLKEALYSITLADLYYDARSWQASLGEEANFVV; encoded by the coding sequence ATGAAACTAACAACGAGAGGACATTATAGTGTGAAAGCGATGCTCGATTTAAGTTTACAGCCAGCTTATGGGCCTGTATCTGTAAGAGCCATTGCTAAACGCCAAGATATTCCTGCTCCTTATCTAGAAAAATTATTAATAGAAATGCGTCGTGCTGGTTTAGTAAAATCAATTCGCGGCAGCATTGGTGGATACCAATTGGCAAGAGAGCCTGCCAAAATATCTATAGGACAAATTTTAGAATCTGTAGGTGAAACGATTACTTATTTGCCTAACCATACTCCAACATCAGCACAAGCTGAAGATTGGGTAACATTTTCTCTTTGGCAGAGACTTAACCAAAAGCTGAAAGAAGCTTTATATAGTATTACCCTAGCTGATCTTTATTACGATGCTCGGAGTTGGCAGGCTTCTTTGGGAGAAGAAGCTAATTTTGTAGTTTAG
- the cbiB gene encoding adenosylcobinamide-phosphate synthase CbiB codes for MTHNIYILIFAAFLDYLIGDPWGWPHPVQVMGWVISHLSKLSLKYCHDSLTQRIAGIFLCIFLIIGSGLVGWLIIQSAKWLHPLLAIALESILLASCFAGRSLRTASVTVLKPLTGGNLAEARDILSNYVGRDTKNLSEAEILRAILETVTENATDGVMAPLFFAIVGGFIPFVGSVPLALAYKASSTLDSMVGYKEAPYTYLGWFSARLEDYLTWVPCRLTVITLALLSGKPLYVWRICSRDAIIDPSPNSGWSECAYAAILGVQVGGTNWYHGVAKHKPLLGDNIHPITPKSIESALQLTRYCFLLWIGVAIALFFLLLNR; via the coding sequence ATGACTCACAACATTTATATCTTGATTTTTGCTGCATTTTTAGATTATCTAATTGGCGATCCTTGGGGTTGGCCTCATCCAGTGCAAGTAATGGGGTGGGTAATTTCTCACCTTTCCAAACTGTCTCTGAAATATTGTCATGATTCTCTAACACAAAGAATTGCGGGAATTTTCCTCTGCATCTTTTTAATAATTGGTAGCGGACTTGTTGGCTGGTTAATCATTCAAAGTGCTAAGTGGTTGCATCCACTGTTGGCAATTGCTTTAGAAAGTATTCTTTTAGCTAGTTGTTTTGCTGGCAGAAGTTTGAGAACCGCATCTGTTACTGTCTTAAAACCTTTAACCGGAGGAAATTTAGCAGAGGCTCGTGATATTTTAAGTAATTACGTTGGCCGCGATACTAAAAATCTTTCCGAAGCAGAAATTTTGCGCGCCATTCTAGAAACGGTAACTGAGAATGCTACTGATGGGGTGATGGCTCCGCTATTTTTTGCAATTGTGGGAGGATTCATTCCCTTTGTAGGATCTGTGCCTTTAGCTCTAGCATATAAAGCCAGTAGTACTCTAGATTCAATGGTGGGCTATAAGGAAGCACCATACACTTATTTAGGTTGGTTTAGTGCGCGGTTAGAAGATTACCTGACATGGGTTCCTTGCCGCTTAACAGTAATCACATTGGCGTTATTATCAGGGAAACCTTTATATGTTTGGCGGATTTGTAGCCGAGATGCAATTATCGATCCAAGTCCCAATTCTGGCTGGAGTGAATGCGCCTATGCAGCAATTTTAGGCGTACAGGTAGGCGGGACAAATTGGTATCACGGCGTAGCTAAACACAAACCATTGCTGGGAGATAACATTCATCCCATCACTCCCAAAAGTATTGAATCGGCTTTGCAATTAACTAGATATTGCTTTTTACTGTGGATAGGGGTTGCGATCGCTCTATTCTTTCTACTGCTAAACAGGTAA
- the pyrR gene encoding bifunctional pyr operon transcriptional regulator/uracil phosphoribosyltransferase PyrR, with protein sequence MVMSVKVVEILSSEELRRTVNRLASQIVERTRDLSELVLLGIYTRGVFLAELLARQIETLEGVSVEVGALDITFYRDDLDQIGLRTPAKTDIPFDLTGKTVVLVDDVIFKGRTIRAALNAVNEYGRPEVIRLAVLVDRGHREVPIHPDFIGKQLPTAKEEIVKVYFQDSDGKDAVELIAN encoded by the coding sequence ATGGTTATGTCTGTAAAAGTAGTTGAAATTCTCTCATCAGAAGAACTTCGTCGGACTGTAAATCGTCTTGCTTCTCAAATTGTGGAGAGGACGCGTGATTTATCTGAGCTAGTACTCTTAGGTATTTATACCAGGGGTGTATTTTTAGCAGAATTATTGGCACGTCAGATTGAGACATTGGAAGGTGTATCTGTAGAAGTGGGAGCATTGGATATTACGTTTTATCGAGATGATCTTGACCAAATTGGGTTACGAACTCCAGCCAAAACTGATATTCCTTTTGACCTCACAGGTAAAACAGTTGTGCTTGTAGATGATGTCATTTTTAAAGGTAGGACAATTCGTGCTGCTTTAAATGCAGTCAATGAGTACGGTAGACCGGAGGTAATTCGTTTAGCTGTTTTGGTAGATAGGGGCCATCGTGAAGTTCCCATCCACCCAGATTTTATTGGTAAGCAGCTACCTACTGCTAAAGAGGAGATTGTCAAAGTTTATTTCCAAGATTCGGATGGAAAAGATGCTGTAGAGTTAATTGCAAATTAG
- a CDS encoding glycosyltransferase, translated as MGENLNLTHKFPQKTNHVFVFLEIFVHEGGIQSYVKDIFHAYQRLSPGYKAEVFVLRDRPNVSNLWESENLKFYGFQSNSPQFGRLKMTAALLKCLLLHRPQHVFCGHILLTKLIQTLCQPLGIPYTVLTYGKEVWEPLNSKERHALTSASGIWTISRYSRDRSCAANFIDPNIVKILPCAIDGNKFTPGEKQPELIAKYGLNDARVLMTVARLWSGDIYKGVDVTIRALPQILEVFPEVKYLVIGRGDDQPRLAQLAQDLGVSDRVIFAGFVPTEELIAHYRLANAYIMPSQEGFGIVYLEAMACGVPVLSGDDDGSADPLQDGQLGWRVPHRDPNAVAAACIEILTGHDQRCDGDWLRQQAIALFGMNALQKRLQELI; from the coding sequence GTGGGCGAAAATCTTAATTTAACTCATAAATTTCCCCAAAAAACCAACCATGTATTCGTGTTCTTAGAAATTTTTGTACACGAAGGTGGGATTCAGTCCTATGTCAAGGATATTTTTCACGCCTATCAGAGATTGAGTCCAGGCTACAAAGCAGAAGTATTTGTACTGCGAGATAGGCCAAATGTCTCAAATCTCTGGGAATCGGAAAATTTAAAATTTTATGGTTTTCAAAGTAACTCTCCCCAATTCGGCAGATTGAAAATGACAGCTGCCTTGCTGAAGTGTTTATTATTACATCGTCCCCAGCATGTTTTTTGTGGTCACATCCTGTTAACAAAACTGATACAAACTCTTTGCCAACCTTTAGGAATTCCTTACACTGTCCTCACTTACGGTAAAGAAGTTTGGGAACCGCTTAATAGTAAGGAACGTCACGCACTCACATCGGCATCAGGGATTTGGACAATTAGCCGTTACAGTCGCGATCGCAGCTGTGCGGCTAATTTTATCGACCCTAATATAGTAAAAATACTGCCTTGTGCAATTGATGGGAATAAATTTACACCAGGTGAAAAGCAACCAGAACTGATTGCCAAGTATGGTTTAAATGATGCCAGAGTGTTAATGACTGTAGCGCGGCTATGGTCGGGCGATATTTACAAAGGCGTTGATGTCACAATTCGCGCCTTACCGCAAATCCTTGAGGTGTTCCCAGAAGTTAAATATTTAGTCATTGGGCGTGGCGACGATCAACCAAGATTAGCGCAACTTGCACAAGATTTAGGTGTCAGCGATCGCGTAATTTTTGCAGGTTTCGTTCCCACAGAAGAACTAATAGCACATTACCGCCTGGCTAATGCCTACATTATGCCTTCCCAAGAAGGCTTTGGCATTGTTTATTTAGAAGCAATGGCTTGTGGTGTACCCGTACTATCTGGCGATGATGATGGTTCAGCAGACCCCTTACAGGATGGACAACTCGGCTGGCGAGTTCCCCACCGCGATCCCAATGCTGTAGCCGCAGCTTGTATAGAAATACTCACAGGCCATGACCAACGTTGTGATGGCGATTGGCTACGACAACAAGCGATCGCACTTTTTGGGATGAATGCTTTGCAAAAGCGGTTACAAGAGTTAATTTAA
- a CDS encoding ATP-binding protein produces MLSTMQQDHLTVKSDLKLLNHVQQWFEKFCRQHLYQLGWSETQLYRLNLALAEGFTNAVRHAHSALPPETGIDIEVSLWIDRLEMRIWDYGKPFNPDAIAEPEPGTLQVGGYGWFLLRRLADRVVYERATENRNCLLIVKYSLDGQH; encoded by the coding sequence ATGCTTAGCACCATGCAGCAAGACCATCTGACGGTGAAGAGCGATCTCAAGCTCCTCAACCACGTGCAACAATGGTTTGAGAAATTTTGTCGGCAACATTTGTATCAACTTGGCTGGTCAGAAACTCAGCTTTATCGCCTGAACTTAGCATTAGCAGAAGGCTTCACTAACGCAGTGCGTCATGCTCATTCTGCTTTACCACCAGAAACAGGCATAGATATTGAAGTCAGCTTGTGGATTGACAGATTGGAAATGAGAATTTGGGATTATGGCAAACCTTTTAATCCCGATGCGATCGCCGAGCCAGAGCCAGGTACTCTTCAAGTAGGAGGATACGGATGGTTCCTTCTGAGACGCTTGGCTGACCGTGTTGTCTACGAACGCGCTACAGAAAACAGAAATTGTTTGCTGATCGTTAAATATTCTCTAGATGGTCAGCATTAA